Sequence from the Terriglobia bacterium genome:
ACGACGTCCGCTGGGTCAATCTTCCGACCAACGGCCTTTTCAAGGACCGGGCGCACCAGTGGCTCGACCGCGTTTTGCGACGATGCCCGCAGTTGCATATCGACCTGAATGTCAGTCTGGACGGATTTCGAGAGACCCACGAACGGATCCGAGGTGTCCCCGGCTGTTACGAGAAGACGCTCGAAATGATCCGAAGTCTCCCCCCGCTCGTCGGGGAGCACCTCTCGCAGCTTCGCGTCAATGTGAACACCTGCTTGAATGGCGACAATTGCGCGGAGTTGATCGGCTTCATGAAGTTTGTGTTCGAAGAACTCCCGGTGGACGGACAATATCTTCAACTCATCCGTGGAAATCCGATGGATCCGGAAATGAAGGCCATCCCGCTTCAGGCCCTCCGGGAAATTTATGACTTTGCCCGGGTATTGTATGAGAAATACTCGGAGCGGATGTTCAGTCATCTGGGCGGTCTTTCGAAGGGATTAGCCCAGACCGCTTATGTGGGCACGCTGGCGCTTCACAACAAAATCCAATATGCCAACTACCTCGAGTCCACCCGATGGCCCATGGCGTGTACTGCGGGC
This genomic interval carries:
- a CDS encoding radical SAM protein codes for the protein METFQRAADLLGRIKKEKRLNTVVFFVTSICNEKCRHCFYWEELNRRGDLTLDQITKVSQTMPPITDLWISGGEPFMRKDLPEIIETFYRNNDVRWVNLPTNGLFKDRAHQWLDRVLRRCPQLHIDLNVSLDGFRETHERIRGVPGCYEKTLEMIRSLPPLVGEHLSQLRVNVNTCLNGDNCAELIGFMKFVFEELPVDGQYLQLIRGNPMDPEMKAIPLQALREIYDFARVLYEKYSERMFSHLGGLSKGLAQTAYVGTLALHNKIQYANYLESTRWPMACTAGETFCVIDYNGDVRACELRGKLANLRDYDYDFSKFWSDLSRQKELNQIVCDQCWCTHVCNIHDSLRYAPKVLLYDIPTTFIETHPGAAAHKHFQ